Within the Miscanthus floridulus cultivar M001 chromosome 2, ASM1932011v1, whole genome shotgun sequence genome, the region CTCCGGAGGAATATTCTCCGCTCTGCATCAACACTAGATAATTACTACAGCACTAGTTACATTACATAAGTAGCAGCCGCTAAGTTGCAGTTAGCTAGACAGCTACTCGGCAGCTTGAACAATCGAATTTGACCTGGCACAAATCACGGCAATCAAAGAGCACCAAATTCCGTTTAATCAACAGAAAAATCGGCAGCTTGAACAACCGAATTTGACCTGGCACAAATCACGGCAATCAAGGAGCACCAAATTCCGTTTCATCAACAGAAAAAATATAAGGAGCACCAAATTATTTTCTTCTACACAAGGAAAGTTTGCCAGGTTTGGCCACGTTGACCACCACCAGATGCATAGAGCACGTCATGACACAGCAAATAAGATTTTTGAGGAACGTCCGAATGGACATGGAAACATCAGTTATTATACTGTCCTAAAAAAGACAAATGTTCTTAGACACTGTCCCATTATTCCACTGTAACTGTATTTTAACAACCTGCATGACACAGATACTCCAACATGAAAACATATAAACCTTATTTAAGTATTTCCGAATATTCAACCCTTTGGTCTCCCATTATTAtcgaacaaaaaaaaactttggtcTCCATAGTTTAAAAGTGCTTTTCAAGCTCCCACATAATAGGATATTGAAGAAGACTAGACTGCTATTTCAGGTATCCTCGTTGCATCGGAAGTCAGAAGAACCATTACCAGCAAAACATCAAATTTTCTTCCAAGATAACAACCAATGTAAGCCTCAAATCCACCCTTCTCTACCGCTCTAATGTAGATCCTTTTTCTCTGTAAAAGTTAGCATCAGCTTAATACAGTTCCTTCACTTTTCAATCTGCTCAGGAAACCAACTCTAACCATTTCGCCCATTCCTGCTAATCCTGGATCAGAAGACATTTGAGAACTAATTAGATCCttgagaaaataaataaataatgtaCTAACTACTATTGGTTTAGAAGGGAAATTACTAGTATGTCATACAACTTTCCATATCCATAATTTTCTAGTACTTTATCCTACAAATACTAGTCATTCACTTCTTCTAGTTAGTTTCCTAATAGTTTAATAGAAGTTTTTATAGGATTCTTTCAGTAAACTCAAAATGACTATGTATAAGAAAGCAAAGATGGCAAGTCCTCTAAGATGTGAATTTGACGGTGGCAACTAAAAGTCGTCTGCACAACAATCCTCTTTTTATCGCTCACGTAGTCCATCGACAGCAACCAGGACCATCAAGTCAGCCCAGTTCGCTCAATATCAGCCCATGATGCCCTGCCTGCTCCTTTTTCATCCTCACATTGCTCGAGTCTCCATCCTTCAATTGCCAAGGTTTCGAGATCCACCGCTTGACTCCTGGATTCTTTTTCTCTATGCGATTCTTCTTCATTGGTTAGAACATTCGGTTTTATGCCTAGAACAACCCATTTTTTAACGTGGAATGATATTTTGTTGATTAGAACAATCCAATTTAATACCTAAAACAATTCATCTTTTACATGGAacaacttttttttttggttaGAACAATTTGATTTCATACCTGAAAGTCTGGAACAATTTTCTTTTCAATGTGTAACAATTTTATAGTTGTTCAGAAGAATTTGATTCTGGAACAGTTCTTTTCAATGTGGAACAATGTTTTTATTGGTTAGAAGAATTGAATTCTATGTGCAACAATTCTCGCTTTCAATGTGGATTTTTTTAACTGGTTAGAACAATTTGACCTTATACCAAAATTTTGCTATGGACCGAGGCACACAAGTCCGCCGATGGCACCGAGAAGGAAACTGGGGTGCAACGTTGTTGTGTTGCTAGTGTCAGTGGGGATGATAGGAAGGAACATGTGAAGAATGTTTGGCATGGGAGTTCAGTATTCAACTTCTACTCAACCCAAGCAAACTCAGGAAAAGATATGCACCCACAAATGTCTTCGAAGGTGCACCAAATCAAACTGTGCATTACATTTTATAACAGAATAGGCACATCACTCAAGTGAGTTGCCTAACTCCAACCGCATTTAAGTAGTCTTATATAATGACATTTTGCCCATTTAAACTGAAAAGGAATGTTCTTCGTTCCTGCACCATACCATATAGTAACAAAGCGCCAAAAGTAGACACTGATATTCATTACTCACCAGCATGTAATCTGCAGTACTTTCTATCTAAGGTTCATTCACATCTGTAGGATAGCTTCCGAGGACTCTTAAAAAGGTTGCAAACTCCTGAAATAAAGCAACATGAGCACAGTTTACAATCACCAGATTGTACTAACAAAGAAAGAGCACCTTCAGATTTCCAAGAGCATTCTGGGTCTTTGGATCAGCCATTGATGCTTCAAGGTCAACGTAAAAGAGGTAATCAAAGTTCCTGATGCAATCCAGAATCGAATGGGTAAGGAAGATATAAACACTTGAACAGCAAAGTAATGCTCATATTAATGTAAAACTGCAGCAAGTGAAATTGAATAACTTAGAAGGCCACAGGTTTAGCATCTAACTTTAAGAGTGAGGAACAGTCTCGAAGAGGCCTTTCTTTGTGTGGACGACTTTCGATCTGCGCATCCATTAAAAAACAGAGCAAATATAGTGAATCATTTCTACACAATGCATGAAACTGACAAGACAAAGTAGTTGGGTAGACCTTTGTGAGGTTTATTTCCCTCATTGCGAATACAGCAAGCGCCTTGAAGAGCTGTCCAGGTCCTTCTTCTAGTGAAAAGACTATGCTTGTCTGAAAAATTGACCATACAACTGATCAGCTGCAGTAACGATGAGGACAAGgtgtgacaatggaaaagagtttGCACAAAGATGGGTACCTTAAATGGTTTATCAGTGCGAGGTATGATGGGTTCTCGAGCTAGCATCATAAAACGGGTGACATTATCTTTGTCATCCTAAAGAAATTGACAGGCTAATGTTCAGAACAAAGAACAGAACGTTTTATCTATTTTACTATTTTAGCATGAAGTCGCTGTACCTGAATATTCTCAGCAAGAACATCCAATCCATAGAGTTTAGCAGCCAATGAACTAGCAATAGCACCAGTGTCCTGGAGCATATGTTCTGCAACAATCTAGGAAAGAAAAGTCATGCCATTGCTATGGTTAAAAACAGAGAGTTAACAAAATGGATAACTGAAGTCACAATCTATCCAAAAATAACAAAAGAAAAAGAGTTGCTAAAAGAGCGAAGAAAAAAAGATATCTGAATTAGAAGGTGAATGCTCTAGTTGAACAAAAAACCTCAGTCTACCTTTGCTGCACCAGCAGTGTCATCAACAGCCTCTCTATGCTCAATTCCTAGTCCTGTTAATGTGTGCTCACATTGCGCAAGAGCCTATCAATTAAAAAAATGATATGGTTGTAAGATTACCTCCGATGAAAATAAACAGTAATGAGAGAAGTAAAGACAGATCAACCAAGCAGTTGACCTGGGGATGACTCATAGCACTTTTAAGGTTTTCAATCTTCACGCCAGGATTGGCTAACAAGCAATGGCGAACCGCAAGGCGAACTTCTCCAACAATGTGCAAACTATGCCGAAGCAAAAGATCATAGTTCCGATGTATGCTACCTCCCAATGAATTCTCAAGTGGCAGTACTGCCCTATCAGCTACCCAGTTTTCAACAGCCTGTCAAAGAAGAACatgagaaaaaaaattgtcacatCGATTCGCTAACTAGAGAAGTGTGTTTTTAAGACAAAAAACATAAACCTCTCTGAAAAATAGTTTTAGAAGAGAAATAAAGATTATGTTCTCTTCTATTAATGCAATGATACGAAGCTCACCTgtgtttttgagaaaaaaaatattaccCTACTGCTACCCGATAGGCGATAGGCGATAGGCGATAGCCGAAAAGAGGTGCTTCCCTTATAGTCAAAAAATATTCTAGGAAATTGACGTGACAAGTAAATTAGCCTAATCTATCTCAATTCTCAAAGAACACAACTACACAAGAGCAGATGTATGACATTTTGACATTTCTGCAAGTAAAATTAAATCCGTATGAACAATACCTCCCCACCCCCTCCCCCCAAAAAAACGGCATGAACAACATTCACTGGCTAGAACTTGTTTTTCCTAACAGAACACATTGTATGCATATTATGTGCTAGTGATTGATTATTTCTACAGATTAGTGTGTCAAACAAAAGCAATATGGAGCCAGTCCAATTCAGTGTCGGTACTTCTCAACATATTTCATCAAACAAAACATTTAACCATTTGTAATTAGATATCCTTCCAAAATGGCAACATGAGTCAAGTAAAGTAACTATGGTGTGCTCAACAGGAAACACCCTGCTACCTGAAATGCAGTGTCAAAGTGCTCACAGGGCACAGTCTCACAATTCGGGTACGCCTTCTTTGCTGCCGCTTCGCTGTACGCCCCAGCGCAACCCTGAATTAAACACCATAACCAAATTCCCATAAAATTATCCGaaacacacaacacaagcacagtCGTAAGGAAACTGAAACAACAACCCGTGAGACGCGTTTCGTCGAGCACCTACCTGGTAAGCAACCTTGAGCCCCTTCCCGTCCGCCTCCATGACGTCCGCGCTAGTGAGTGGCCCTTAACACAGGAAAAAAAAAGAGCAGAGCACAGAttagcaccaggtgatccgaaaTTAGCTAACGCAAGGGCCGCCGCGAACGCATGACTTACGAGGCAGCCAGTGGGGATCGCGGGCGCCGGGGACGGTGGGGGCGGAGACAGGCGCGGGCGGGCGACGCAACCCGTTCACGTCCACAGACTCGACGCCGTCTGACACCGTTAACCCAGGCGGCGATGCgggagagatggagatggaattAGGGTTGGGGTTGTCACCGTCGGCGGCGCTGCATTTGAGGGAAAGGCGGCGGGGTGGCGAGAACGGGGTGGCGTTGGCGTTGGCGGAGCGGGCTCGGACGGGGAGGAAGGGGATCCGGAGGCAGGCCGTgggcgccattgccgccgccgcgcGAAGGGCGCGAGGGTCTTGATGACACCCCCACCTGTTCCGCAGTTCACACGAGACGAGAGGACGCGGAGCAGAGTCGTGCAGATTTTTCCACCCTTTGCCGGGACGAAGATgttttcgttctcgggttctcaCGCCGACAGCATCCGGTCCGGACCGGAGGCTGCCGGCTGCGTGTACCGTGTACGTAACAACCGACCGAGCATGGGAGAAGTGGGCTGTCCATCAATGTGGCCCACAAGAAAATGGTTACAGGCTTTAGGCTTACAGCCCAGAATGTTCTCAACACGAGCCAGTCAGTCTAGCCCATCACAGCAATTCAGGCTTGTCCTAGCTTTGCAGCCCATTCACATGTGCTGgctttgctcaaaaaaaaaaaaaaaaaaaatcacatgtGCTGGCCTCGTCGTCATCACGGCAAACAATGCTGCACCTATCGCCAACTCTTGTCAGCTCGTCGATTCCAAAAGAAAAATGATACCTATCCCCCACGTCTTGATTTCGAAATCATATGGAACGAATGATACCTGCCAAAAGAAAAATGCGAAACGATAGATAGGATGTCCGAAACTTCAGTAATCTGTCTCTCCCACACAGAAAGATTGAGACCTGCAAAATAATAGGAACCGGAGATACTTTGCTCAACTCGCGCATCACGCGGCGATGCTTCCTGGCAGAATAATAGAAAGATCATGGCCTCGGTTTCTAAGCCCCCCTTGTCCAATCGCCCGGGCAACACTGTACTGCTAGCAGTACACATCAGTTAGTTGTTGGGGGGTTCCTCATCCATTCGGCTATTTTTCTGCCCAAAAAAATGGCACTTGCACCCTCAGCTTGTACAGTAAATAAGTGTTCAATCCTGCATCGAGCCGCCAAAGCCTCTACCTTGTCTTATGCAAGGGGCTCCTGATTAACGGTAAGCGTATCCTGTTCGGCACTAATTAAGGAATATCAAGCTTGTCGATCAACATTTTGGCTCACATCGTGAAACTGGTGGTTGCGAGTAGCAGTTCATTTCCAATCAATGTTATCGATGTGATCCTGATATCTAATTTAATCGTCATGATTGAGTGTGTAATTATTCTGATTTCTGAAAGCGCGTAGCAGCTTAGATGGATTCGACGAATCAGAGCACGGCCTTTCCGACCATTTTCACCATTGGATGACAGAGTGGATATGTCATGTCTGTCGCTTCAAACCATTTTTTGTAGGTGCCGTGGAGACGGGCACCTCCACTCTTTCTCtgaactgttccgaccactcgATCGAGCTCTCCACTGTCCCACGACAACAGCATACAGCTGTGCTGatacgatcgtgaattattacggttgactggtttggtgtgagagaaaaatactgttctgattgaaaatttatgatcatttatGACCCAGCCAATAGCTGATAGTTGACATCGCCCTCTCGGTGATCACATCCATTTCTCCGTGAGAAAAGATAATGGCGCTGGTCACGACTCACGACAATGGTTAATTCCAGGAAGTTTCAATCCATGTGTGTCTGTACCCGTTTTCTATGAGTCTAGTCTTTCTCTTCCTCACTCTTATTTTCATCTCCGTGCTTTCTCATTGGTATTTCCACAACTTCGTACGATCGTATCAACGTACGTACATACACGCGCTACGCAAGAAGAAAAGCCATACTAATCGCTCATGACGGGGCGCCCGAGAGACGGGTCCGGCCGTCCGGGACCCACCCCCCCACCGAGCGAGAGCCCCGGCCGAGTTCAACGACCCGCTGCGTGGACTCGGGGGTCGGGAGTCGACACGCAGGATTTCCGAGTCCCCCCATTCCATTTCCACGCGTCGCCATTGTGGACGACGACGCGGGCGGTCAACAGCCACCGCGCCGGGCACGGCCGGCCACGCATGCAGGGTTGCAGACCGCATCATCCAGCTCGGGCCCAACGGCCAACACCACTCTCCCCGTCCCCGTTCAATCCAGCGCCCGCGCCAGCAAAACAACGCGTCGGCGGCTATGGGCCAATTGCCCATCCGGCAATCCCTGCCGCCCGCCCGCCGCGCGCCGAGCCCCCTGAGTCCCTGACACGGTGGCCCACTGTCGCAGCAGAGCGCCCCTGCCCCCAACCAGCCGAACCGCGTGCCACGCCGGTTATCCGATCGGGTTGGTGCGCGTCCTCGTTTGACCGGTTAAACGCCCTGCCCGCCGTCGGATCCGAGCAGCTCTCCCATCAGCGCCGTCCGTCGCAGAGCAGTGGGCCGTGGCCGTGCCGTGCGTCACGCTCCCGCTCTCCCATCAGCCTTTATTGATCGTATTATGTTTATTAGTCATTAATTAATGTTTTTTTCTTATAATAAAATAGCGTCAGCTGACTTATAAGCCAGCCCAAGCTTCTCGTTACCATCCTCAGCTGGAGTCCGGCCCGGTCGGGTGCTGAGCATTAGCGGCAGGCACCAGGCAGCGAACAGCAGCCCCCCACCTTTTTATAAAAACCCTCGCCTGcgcttcctcttttgacaaatcgGTCGCGAGGGGAGAAAGATAAAGTCAAATTGCCGGATTTGCTTTGCTGCTTGCACCTGTGACCTTGTCAGGAGTGAGAGCCGGTCTTCCTCTTCTCCGTCGTCGAGGGGAATAAGCCAGTCAGCCAAGGCTTCTTCCCCGGGGGAAGACGACGATGAGCGGAGGAGGCATGGACGGAGCTCCGGTCGCCGAGTTCCGGCCGACGGTGACGCACGGCGGCCGGTTCCTGCAGTACAGCATCTTCGGCAACCTGTTCGAGATCACGCACAAGTACCAGCCCCCCATCAT harbors:
- the LOC136533222 gene encoding arogenate dehydratase 2-like; amino-acid sequence: MAPTACLRIPFLPVRARSANANATPFSPPRRLSLKCSAADGDNPNPNSISISPASPPGLTVSDGVESVDVNGLRRPPAPVSAPTVPGARDPHWLPRPLTSADVMEADGKGLKVAYQGCAGAYSEAAAKKAYPNCETVPCEHFDTAFQAVENWVADRAVLPLENSLGGSIHRNYDLLLRHSLHIVGEVRLAVRHCLLANPGVKIENLKSAMSHPQALAQCEHTLTGLGIEHREAVDDTAGAAKIVAEHMLQDTGAIASSLAAKLYGLDVLAENIQDDKDNVTRFMMLAREPIIPRTDKPFKTSIVFSLEEGPGQLFKALAVFAMREINLTKIESRPHKERPLRDCSSLLKNFDYLFYVDLEASMADPKTQNALGNLKEFATFLRVLGSYPTDVNEP